A genomic stretch from Methanomassiliicoccales archaeon includes:
- a CDS encoding DedA family protein, with product MGIIEWGILFIKNLILDLGYPGIVLLMAIESACIPIPSEIIMPFSGWLVYEGKMDLIAASVAGAIGCTLGSIIAYIVGFYGGRAFVLRYGKYVLIDEKALVAAERWFSKYGDSIVFFSRILPIIRTFISLPAGMAKMNFLHFVILSFLGSVPWCFALVYAGFVLGPSWESLLEIFRGLDLIIIVAILIILIWFILRRRNKMKRKSETGQEE from the coding sequence ATGGGTATTATTGAATGGGGCATATTGTTCATTAAGAACCTCATACTCGATCTTGGTTATCCTGGCATCGTTCTTTTGATGGCTATTGAAAGTGCCTGTATACCAATTCCCAGCGAAATCATCATGCCATTTTCGGGGTGGCTCGTTTATGAAGGTAAGATGGACTTAATTGCAGCTTCTGTTGCTGGCGCTATAGGGTGTACACTCGGATCGATTATCGCATATATCGTGGGATTCTACGGTGGGAGAGCATTCGTCCTGCGCTATGGAAAATATGTATTAATCGATGAAAAAGCTCTTGTGGCAGCTGAACGCTGGTTTTCCAAATATGGCGACTCGATCGTTTTCTTCAGCCGAATCTTGCCGATCATTCGCACATTTATTTCTTTGCCCGCTGGCATGGCCAAGATGAATTTTTTGCATTTCGTAATACTGAGTTTTCTCGGCTCAGTACCGTGGTGTTTTGCTCTAGTTTATGCGGGATTTGTGTTGGGACCTTCGTGGGAAAGTCTATTAGAGATCTTCCGCGGACTCGATCTTATCATTATCGTCGCCATTCTCATCATACTGATCTGGTTCATTTTGAGGAGAAGAAACAAAATGAAGAGAAAATCAGAAACGGGTCAAGAAGAATAA
- a CDS encoding FprA family A-type flavoprotein yields MKAVKIAEDVFWVGAIDWNVRNFHGYKTPKGTTYNAYLITGETNILVDTVKKPFFDQMIERIKSVIDPKDIGLIISNHVEMDHSGSLPLAQQLTGAKILASKRGVEGLSLHYDNLEAQEVHDGQEMKVGNVTLRFIETPMLHWPDSMFTFLVERGILFTMDGFGQHLASLRRFDDEVDPTSLDYESAKYYANILMPFGSQFLKTFEKVKDLPIRILATSHGIIWRKDPNKIINRYLSWAKGETKEKAVIAYDTMWGSTQIMAELIAEGIASEGVETRLFRISDSDRSEIMTEVLDARAVVIGSPTLNNSPFPTVADFMVYLKGLRPRGKIGALFGSYGWGGGAVKALREQAEKAGMIMLEDLEIQYVPKGEKMEKCVDYGKMIGKRIKANEMKL; encoded by the coding sequence ATGAAGGCTGTGAAAATCGCAGAGGACGTTTTTTGGGTCGGAGCAATCGATTGGAATGTGAGAAATTTTCATGGTTACAAAACGCCGAAAGGTACAACTTACAATGCATATCTGATTACTGGTGAAACAAACATTCTCGTTGACACCGTCAAAAAACCATTCTTTGACCAAATGATCGAGCGGATCAAATCCGTCATTGATCCAAAAGACATCGGTTTGATCATTTCAAATCATGTAGAAATGGATCACTCAGGAAGTCTTCCTCTTGCCCAACAACTGACAGGCGCGAAGATTTTGGCTTCGAAGAGGGGAGTCGAAGGATTATCACTTCATTATGATAATCTTGAGGCTCAAGAAGTCCACGATGGGCAGGAAATGAAAGTTGGGAATGTGACGCTGAGGTTCATTGAGACACCTATGCTCCACTGGCCAGACTCGATGTTTACGTTTCTTGTCGAAAGGGGAATTCTCTTCACCATGGATGGTTTCGGACAGCATCTTGCATCGTTGAGACGATTCGATGATGAAGTTGATCCAACTAGTCTTGATTATGAATCGGCGAAGTATTATGCCAATATTTTGATGCCATTTGGGTCACAATTTCTGAAAACGTTCGAGAAAGTGAAAGACCTTCCAATAAGAATCCTCGCGACTTCTCACGGGATTATCTGGAGAAAGGATCCTAATAAAATTATCAATCGTTACCTCTCTTGGGCAAAGGGGGAGACAAAAGAAAAAGCAGTGATCGCATATGACACGATGTGGGGCAGCACTCAGATAATGGCGGAATTGATCGCCGAAGGCATCGCATCCGAAGGGGTTGAAACAAGGTTATTCAGGATATCAGACAGTGATAGAAGTGAAATCATGACCGAAGTTCTCGATGCTCGTGCTGTTGTAATCGGATCGCCGACGCTAAATAACAGCCCATTTCCCACTGTTGCAGATTTCATGGTTTATCTTAAGGGACTTAGACCAAGAGGCAAAATCGGGGCACTTTTCGGTTCATATGGTTGGGGAGGTGGTGCGGTTAAAGCGTTGCGAGAACAAGCGGAAAAAGCCGGAATGATCATGCTTGAGGATCTTGAAATCCAGTATGTTCCAAAAGGCGAAAAGATGGAAAAATGTGTAGATTACGGGAAGATGATTGGCAAGAGGATCAAAGCAAATGAAATGAAACTCTAG
- a CDS encoding desulfoferrodoxin FeS4 iron-binding domain-containing protein, which produces MTEVGETYLCEICGNKVKVLEAGKGKLVCCGQEMKCL; this is translated from the coding sequence GTGACGGAAGTTGGCGAAACATACCTATGTGAAATCTGTGGCAATAAGGTCAAAGTGCTGGAGGCGGGAAAAGGGAAACTGGTTTGCTGTGGGCAAGAGATGAAATGCTTGTGA
- a CDS encoding PHP domain-containing protein, with amino-acid sequence MESRADIHVHTKYSGIARLGFLRFPESVVEPQDAVRKARSVGLRVLCITDHNTIFGASKAQEYAKENDIDVVIGEEISTLDGEIIGLYLNEEIPPHLTVEETIDRIRSQDGIVIAPHPFSLHCPSLGEKIENLDIDAIETINAGHIDGYANSLATERSKSGKWAIVGGSDSHALGTIAYAYTTFEGENAEDLRRAILMKRTNASGVRMPLQKAISWSVGVVFASDVMILRSIFGMIKQVDLHDPVIKKISLMSTGKKMLALLGSIIYLTPPIPYLCAITGERFLKRLAKRHETENGGR; translated from the coding sequence ATGGAGAGTCGAGCTGACATTCACGTTCATACAAAATACTCGGGAATCGCAAGGCTCGGTTTTTTGAGATTCCCCGAATCTGTCGTCGAACCTCAAGATGCAGTAAGAAAGGCACGATCGGTGGGTCTCAGAGTTTTGTGCATCACTGATCATAACACGATTTTCGGCGCGTCCAAAGCTCAAGAATACGCTAAAGAAAATGATATTGATGTTGTAATCGGAGAAGAAATCAGCACGTTGGATGGTGAAATCATAGGTCTTTATTTGAATGAGGAGATCCCACCTCATTTGACCGTGGAGGAGACGATTGATAGGATCAGATCTCAAGACGGAATTGTCATCGCACCTCATCCCTTCAGTCTTCACTGCCCTAGCCTTGGTGAGAAAATCGAGAATCTCGATATTGACGCGATCGAGACTATCAATGCAGGGCACATTGATGGATATGCAAATAGCTTAGCAACCGAGCGAAGTAAATCTGGAAAATGGGCAATTGTCGGCGGAAGCGACTCACATGCACTCGGTACGATCGCTTACGCTTATACAACCTTCGAAGGTGAAAATGCAGAAGATCTTCGGAGAGCAATTCTCATGAAAAGGACAAATGCAAGTGGTGTGAGAATGCCCCTCCAGAAGGCAATTTCCTGGAGTGTCGGCGTCGTTTTCGCATCCGATGTTATGATCTTGAGATCGATCTTCGGGATGATTAAGCAGGTTGACCTGCATGATCCTGTCATCAAAAAAATCAGTCTCATGAGCACTGGAAAAAAGATGCTTGCTTTGCTCGGATCCATCATTTATTTGACGCCACCAATTCCGTATCTTTGCGCTATTACTGGCGAGCGCTTTTTAAAAAGACTAGCCAAAAGACATGAAACTGAAAATGGTGGCAGATAG